In one Candidatus Omnitrophota bacterium genomic region, the following are encoded:
- a CDS encoding DUF1015 domain-containing protein — MPAIKPFTAVYYNPQKVANLSDVVCPPYDVISPQQQDDLYEQSPYNFIRLELTKENPKDEEKTKYGRAKKTYDEWLQKGILIEDGRPAIYFYKQDYKYQGQKYTRMGFIALMRIAEDAGTKILPHENTHAAAKTDRFMLWSALKSNLSSIFVCFADRMNRVEKIFIKDVAPTKPLMEAVDADKVRHTIWRLDDPAGVSQIMDVLEGQDLFIADGHHRFEVANQIRGEVLQKRSSAAAREPYNYAMTYFTNLDSKDLQIFPIHRVIRKFPENQGSLEQYFRIDKIRSISDLTVLLARAGQNEHAFGMVDKNGIRLLRLKNKMLIDTMVKEGSRDYRNLDSAILKAFVLDPAGVAGEDIVYSKDQQEVLAMVEGGQAEAGFILNSVPIGQLKAIALNGEKMPPKTTYFYPKVLSGLTVYKIE, encoded by the coding sequence ATGCCAGCCATTAAACCATTCACAGCGGTCTATTACAATCCCCAGAAGGTCGCGAACCTGTCTGACGTGGTTTGCCCGCCCTATGACGTCATTTCCCCCCAACAGCAGGACGACCTGTATGAACAAAGCCCCTACAATTTCATCCGGCTTGAGCTGACCAAGGAAAATCCCAAGGACGAGGAAAAGACCAAATACGGCCGCGCCAAGAAAACGTATGACGAATGGCTGCAAAAAGGCATCCTCATTGAGGACGGGCGGCCGGCGATCTATTTTTATAAGCAGGACTACAAATATCAGGGGCAGAAATACACCCGGATGGGTTTCATCGCGCTCATGCGCATCGCCGAGGATGCCGGCACGAAGATCCTGCCCCATGAGAATACCCATGCCGCGGCCAAGACCGACCGGTTCATGCTCTGGAGCGCGCTCAAGTCCAATTTGAGTTCCATTTTTGTTTGTTTCGCGGACAGGATGAACAGAGTGGAAAAGATCTTTATCAAGGACGTCGCGCCCACCAAACCCCTGATGGAGGCCGTGGATGCCGACAAGGTCAGGCATACCATATGGCGCTTGGACGATCCTGCCGGGGTCAGCCAGATCATGGACGTCCTGGAAGGACAGGACCTGTTCATCGCCGACGGGCATCACCGTTTTGAGGTGGCCAATCAGATCCGCGGCGAGGTCCTGCAGAAAAGGTCCAGCGCGGCGGCCAGGGAGCCCTACAATTACGCGATGACGTATTTTACAAATCTTGATTCCAAAGACCTTCAGATCTTTCCCATCCACCGCGTCATCCGTAAGTTCCCGGAGAACCAGGGGTCCCTGGAACAATATTTCCGCATTGACAAGATCAGGAGCATCAGCGATCTGACCGTGCTTTTGGCGCGCGCCGGACAGAATGAGCACGCCTTCGGCATGGTGGACAAGAACGGCATACGGCTGTTGCGTTTGAAGAACAAAATGCTCATCGACACCATGGTCAAGGAAGGGTCCAGGGATTACCGCAATCTGGACTCCGCCATCCTCAAGGCCTTTGTCCTTGACCCGGCAGGGGTGGCCGGCGAAGATATTGTCTATTCCAAAGACCAGCAGGAAGTCCTGGCCATGGTGGAGGGGGGGCAGGCCGAAGCAGGTTTTATTTTAAATTCTGTGCCCATCGGGCAATTGAAGGCCATCGCGCTCAACGGCGAGAAAATGCCGCCTAAAACGACCTATTTTTATCCCAAGGTTTTATCCGGTTTAACGGTATATAAAATAGAATAA
- the dnaJ gene encoding molecular chaperone DnaJ translates to MKKDYYEILGVPKSAPLADIKKAYRSLALKYHPDRVPEAEKKQAEEKFKEISEAYGVLSDPKKRQTYDQFGHSGIDQNYTAEDIFRGADFSSIFEGAGLGDILGRMFGGDFDVSGMGGGRASRGPDIQYEVEITLAEAYTGIKRSIRVPRHEFCKTCDGSGARSKSALKACPACKGRGQVVMSSGFFRMAQTCGQCRGTGKIITEKCPECSGHGLTRVVRNIEVSIPAGVDNDSQLRVRGEGEAGSGGAGDLYLYIRVSDHPVFHRRGPELSMDLAVSFVKAALGGEETIDGLREKVVMKIPAGTQSGKVFRLRGHGMPDVHHHDHGDLYVRVMLQVPENLNSRQRELLEEFAKISGDGVNNGSFKDKFKRAFK, encoded by the coding sequence ATGAAGAAGGATTATTACGAGATCCTAGGCGTGCCCAAAAGCGCGCCTTTGGCTGATATCAAAAAGGCCTATCGTTCTTTGGCCCTCAAATATCATCCGGACCGTGTGCCCGAAGCGGAAAAAAAGCAGGCCGAGGAGAAATTCAAGGAAATTTCCGAGGCCTACGGCGTTTTGTCAGACCCGAAGAAGCGCCAGACCTACGACCAGTTCGGCCATTCGGGCATTGACCAGAATTACACGGCCGAAGACATTTTCCGCGGCGCGGATTTCAGCAGTATTTTTGAAGGCGCGGGCTTGGGCGATATTTTAGGCCGCATGTTCGGCGGGGATTTTGATGTCTCCGGAATGGGCGGCGGCCGCGCCTCACGCGGGCCCGATATTCAATACGAGGTTGAGATCACCCTGGCCGAGGCCTATACGGGCATCAAGAGGTCCATCCGCGTTCCCCGCCATGAATTCTGCAAGACCTGCGACGGTTCCGGCGCAAGATCCAAAAGCGCTTTAAAGGCCTGCCCGGCGTGCAAAGGCCGGGGGCAGGTGGTGATGTCCAGCGGATTTTTCCGCATGGCGCAGACCTGCGGCCAATGCCGGGGCACGGGCAAGATCATCACCGAAAAATGCCCGGAGTGTTCCGGCCACGGCCTCACGCGGGTGGTCCGCAATATTGAAGTCAGCATTCCCGCCGGAGTGGACAATGATTCCCAATTGCGGGTGCGCGGGGAAGGTGAGGCCGGCAGCGGCGGCGCGGGCGACCTTTATTTGTATATCCGCGTTTCAGACCATCCGGTTTTTCACCGCCGGGGACCGGAACTGTCCATGGACCTGGCCGTATCATTCGTGAAAGCGGCCCTGGGCGGGGAAGAAACGATCGACGGTTTGAGGGAAAAGGTGGTCATGAAAATTCCCGCCGGCACCCAAAGCGGCAAGGTGTTCCGTTTGAGGGGGCACGGCATGCCTGACGTGCATCATCACGATCACGGGGACCTCTATGTGCGGGTGATGCTCCAGGTGCCTGAAAATCTCAACAGCCGCCAGCGGGAACTTCTGGAAGAATTCGCCAAGATCAGCGGCGATGGCGTGAACAACGGCTCCTTTAAGGATAAATTTAAAAGAGCGTTCAAATAA
- a CDS encoding zinc ribbon domain-containing protein, with product MPTYQYECEHCQHSFEALQSMVEPRLKKCPQCGKSKLVRLIGSGSGMIFKGSGFYATDHKKKAPAGSKTDKPALTSPKDASASPSPAKGGACGGSCACHPN from the coding sequence ATGCCCACCTATCAATACGAATGTGAACATTGCCAGCACAGCTTTGAAGCCCTGCAATCCATGGTCGAGCCCAGGTTGAAAAAATGCCCCCAATGCGGCAAGTCTAAACTGGTGCGTTTGATCGGAAGCGGCAGCGGCATGATCTTCAAAGGGTCGGGTTTTTACGCGACCGATCATAAGAAAAAGGCGCCCGCCGGATCGAAAACAGACAAACCCGCCCTTACCTCACCGAAAGACGCTTCTGCCAGCCCCAGTCCCGCCAAAGGCGGGGCCTGCGGCGGTTCCTGCGCCTGCCATCCCAATTAA
- the accD gene encoding acetyl-CoA carboxylase, carboxyltransferase subunit beta, whose protein sequence is MSLFGKSNYTFIKVKRKDIPLGVWTKCPGCEAPAYSKELKNNLNVCPKCGYHLGLTADERVGHLTDEGSFAAHDEGMTSVDPLDFKGPKTYKEKLKADQEATGMADAVITGHCLIEGRKAMLAVTDSRFIMGSMGSVVGEKIARAVEYATGNGLPLIIVSGSGGGARMYEGALSLMQMAKTCATLERHRRAGLLYVSVLTNPTMGGIMASFAGVGDVIIAEPEALIGFAGPRVVEQTIRQKLPAGFQRSEFLLAHGLIDMIVERQDLKGVLARTIDYCLN, encoded by the coding sequence ATGTCCTTATTCGGCAAATCCAATTACACGTTCATCAAGGTCAAGCGCAAGGACATTCCTTTGGGTGTCTGGACCAAATGCCCGGGGTGCGAGGCGCCGGCGTATTCCAAGGAACTCAAGAACAATTTGAACGTCTGTCCCAAATGCGGATATCATCTGGGGTTGACCGCGGATGAGCGCGTCGGGCATTTGACCGACGAGGGCTCATTTGCCGCGCATGACGAGGGGATGACCTCCGTCGATCCTCTGGATTTCAAAGGCCCCAAGACCTATAAAGAAAAATTGAAGGCGGACCAGGAAGCCACGGGAATGGCGGATGCCGTTATCACCGGCCATTGCCTGATCGAAGGCCGCAAGGCCATGCTGGCGGTTACGGACTCCCGGTTCATCATGGGGTCCATGGGGTCGGTGGTCGGCGAGAAGATCGCCCGCGCCGTCGAATACGCCACCGGCAACGGACTTCCCCTGATCATCGTTTCGGGTTCCGGAGGCGGGGCGCGCATGTACGAAGGGGCGTTGTCGCTCATGCAGATGGCCAAGACCTGTGCTACGCTGGAGCGCCACCGCCGGGCGGGGCTTTTGTATGTTTCCGTTCTGACCAACCCGACGATGGGCGGCATCATGGCCTCGTTCGCCGGGGTGGGCGACGTCATCATCGCCGAGCCCGAGGCGCTGATCGGTTTCGCGGGGCCGCGCGTCGTCGAGCAGACCATACGCCAGAAGCTCCCCGCCGGTTTCCAGCGTTCCGAATTTCTGCTGGCGCACGGGCTGATCGACATGATCGTTGAGCGTCAGGACCTGAAAGGTGTTTTGGCGCGCACCATTGATTATTGCCTGAATTAA
- the dnaK gene encoding molecular chaperone DnaK encodes MARVIGIDLGTSNSAAAVMEGGRPVIIPSAEGAGVSSGKAFPSFVAFTKDGQLLVGEPARRQAPINSEGTIYASKRKMGTDHKFKVFGKEYSPQQVGSFILQKIKADAEKFLGDKIEDVVITVPAYFNDNQRQATKDAGEIAGLKVLRIINEPTAACLAYGLDKAGKEQKIMVFDLGGGTLDVTILEMGWDEGNKAATFEVLATSGDTQLGGTDMDNALIEYITAEFKRESGVDLRNDKMSFQRLREAAEKAKVELSSTVSTEVNLPYITADATGPKHLTMKIERAKLESLVSALVDRCRGPVRQAIKDASAKLGADVKVDRVILVGGPTRMPIIQQFLEKEVGQKIEGGIDPMECVALGAAVQGAIITGDAKEVLLLDVTPLSLGIETMGGVFTKLVDRNTTIPTKKSQIFSTAEDNQGAVTIRVLQGERQMANDNVELGRFDLVGIPPAPRGIPQIEVTFDIDTNGIVHVTAKDKATGKEQKIQITAKTKLSEADIQRMVKEAEKFAEEDRKRREEAELLNQANTLVYATEKALKDYGDKVTSADKESAEKALNALKDAVKDKNPDRIKSATEELQKASHKLAEEAYKATAAQQGGAQPSGGPQGDSGGEEPRSDKPKDDVIDADFKASPDK; translated from the coding sequence ATGGCACGCGTGATCGGTATTGACTTGGGAACATCAAATTCGGCGGCGGCGGTCATGGAGGGCGGGCGTCCCGTCATCATTCCGTCGGCGGAAGGCGCCGGGGTTTCTTCCGGCAAGGCCTTCCCGTCGTTCGTGGCCTTCACCAAGGACGGGCAATTGCTCGTCGGTGAACCAGCCCGGCGTCAGGCGCCGATCAATTCGGAAGGCACCATTTACGCGTCCAAGCGTAAAATGGGCACGGATCATAAATTCAAGGTCTTCGGCAAGGAATACAGCCCCCAGCAGGTCGGGTCTTTTATCCTGCAGAAGATCAAGGCGGACGCCGAGAAATTCTTGGGCGACAAGATCGAGGACGTGGTCATCACGGTGCCCGCGTATTTCAATGACAATCAGCGCCAGGCCACCAAGGACGCGGGCGAGATCGCGGGTTTGAAGGTCCTGCGCATCATCAACGAGCCCACGGCCGCGTGTCTGGCTTATGGCCTGGACAAGGCCGGCAAAGAACAGAAGATCATGGTCTTTGACTTAGGCGGCGGTACGCTCGACGTGACCATCCTTGAAATGGGCTGGGACGAAGGCAACAAGGCCGCCACGTTTGAAGTCCTGGCCACCAGCGGGGACACTCAATTAGGCGGTACGGACATGGACAATGCCCTGATCGAATACATCACAGCGGAATTCAAGAGAGAAAGCGGCGTGGATCTGCGCAACGATAAAATGTCGTTCCAACGCTTGCGCGAGGCCGCGGAAAAAGCCAAGGTGGAACTCTCCAGCACCGTGTCAACGGAAGTCAATTTGCCGTATATCACGGCGGACGCCACCGGCCCCAAACACTTGACCATGAAGATCGAGCGCGCCAAACTGGAAAGCTTGGTGTCCGCGCTGGTGGACCGCTGCCGCGGCCCGGTGCGCCAGGCCATCAAGGACGCGTCGGCGAAGCTCGGCGCGGACGTGAAGGTTGACCGCGTGATCCTGGTCGGCGGCCCCACCCGCATGCCCATCATCCAGCAATTTTTGGAAAAGGAAGTGGGCCAGAAGATCGAGGGCGGCATTGACCCCATGGAATGCGTGGCGTTGGGCGCGGCCGTGCAGGGCGCCATCATCACCGGTGATGCCAAAGAGGTTTTGTTGCTGGATGTCACACCGCTTTCGCTGGGCATTGAAACCATGGGCGGGGTGTTCACCAAGCTTGTGGACCGCAATACGACGATTCCGACGAAAAAAAGCCAGATCTTTTCCACCGCCGAGGACAATCAGGGCGCGGTGACCATCCGCGTTTTGCAGGGCGAGCGGCAAATGGCCAATGACAACGTCGAGTTGGGGCGTTTTGATCTCGTCGGCATTCCGCCGGCGCCGCGCGGCATCCCGCAGATCGAGGTCACTTTTGACATTGATACCAACGGCATCGTGCACGTGACAGCCAAGGACAAGGCCACGGGCAAGGAACAGAAGATCCAGATCACGGCCAAAACCAAGTTGTCCGAAGCCGATATCCAGCGTATGGTCAAAGAGGCCGAAAAATTCGCGGAAGAGGATAGGAAGCGCCGCGAGGAAGCGGAACTGCTCAACCAGGCCAATACCCTGGTCTATGCGACGGAGAAAGCGCTTAAGGATTACGGCGATAAAGTCACTTCTGCCGACAAGGAGAGCGCTGAAAAAGCGCTCAATGCCCTTAAGGATGCTGTCAAGGACAAGAACCCTGACAGGATCAAGTCCGCGACGGAAGAATTGCAAAAAGCCAGCCATAAATTGGCGGAAGAGGCCTATAAAGCCACGGCCGCCCAGCAGGGCGGGGCGCAACCGTCGGGCGGGCCCCAAGGCGATTCCGGCGGCGAAGAGCCACGATCCGATAAGCCCAAGGACGACGTCATTGACGCGGATTTCAAGGCGTCTCCGGATAAATAA